In Geminocystis sp. NIES-3709, a single genomic region encodes these proteins:
- the dacB gene encoding D-alanyl-D-alanine carboxypeptidase/D-alanyl-D-alanine-endopeptidase, producing the protein MKLYLCLIFSSIFSLISFPITAQESVKLDEKICESNLNQKIESIVNEPSRQQETWGILIENLNNNQVLYQLNKSKFFVPASNLKLLTTAGALLKFGADFRIKTPVYIKNISINDTIRSNSLDSLIIEGKGDPTFSKKQLEIIAQKLQQKGVKQINSLVLIDGYLSSPSTNYTWEFEDIYFYFAVPINSLILENNTVSLTLNPTNINEKSSLKWSDELAGKQWSIENSVYTRDSDIENNINIFPIFARSSLEIIGDLSINEESNTWQLSIPNPAKYFEESLIQVLNNYDIEVKNSQIIDRNNNLDQNRQLFLEINSPTLAELIKVTNQESNNLYAEILLKYLLKDELTEWESLNKMMNDLGVSERDYKLKDGSGLSRHNLITPSALVTILKGINNSKYQNIFANSLSIAGVNGTLENRFKDSNITNNLYGKTGTLTGSASLSGYLKNDNYEDLVFSIIVNNSTASSAVLRSSIDQIILLLGQLKKC; encoded by the coding sequence ATGAAACTTTACTTATGTTTAATTTTTAGTTCTATTTTTTCCTTGATTTCTTTTCCGATAACCGCTCAAGAATCTGTTAAACTTGATGAAAAAATTTGTGAAAGTAATCTTAATCAGAAAATAGAATCGATCGTAAATGAACCTTCAAGACAACAAGAAACTTGGGGTATTTTGATTGAGAATCTTAATAATAATCAAGTTTTATATCAGTTAAATAAAAGTAAATTTTTTGTTCCTGCTTCTAATCTTAAGTTATTAACTACTGCTGGTGCTTTACTTAAATTTGGTGCAGATTTTAGGATCAAAACTCCTGTTTATATTAAAAATATTTCTATAAATGATACTATTCGATCGAACTCTTTAGATAGTTTAATTATTGAGGGCAAAGGTGATCCTACATTTTCTAAAAAACAATTAGAAATAATTGCTCAAAAACTCCAACAAAAAGGAGTAAAACAAATCAACTCTTTAGTGTTAATTGATGGTTATTTATCATCACCAAGTACTAATTATACATGGGAATTTGAGGATATTTATTTTTATTTTGCAGTGCCTATTAACAGTTTAATTTTAGAGAATAATACTGTTAGTTTAACCTTAAATCCTACTAATATTAATGAGAAATCTTCTTTAAAATGGTCTGATGAATTAGCGGGCAAACAATGGTCGATCGAAAATAGTGTTTATACCAGAGATTCAGATATAGAAAATAATATCAATATTTTTCCTATTTTTGCTCGATCGAGCTTAGAAATAATTGGAGATTTATCAATAAATGAAGAATCAAATACTTGGCAATTATCAATTCCAAATCCTGCTAAATATTTTGAAGAATCTCTTATTCAAGTTTTAAATAATTATGATATTGAAGTAAAAAATAGTCAAATTATTGATCGCAATAATAACTTAGATCAAAATCGACAACTTTTTCTGGAAATCAACTCTCCGACTTTAGCTGAATTAATTAAAGTAACTAACCAAGAAAGCAATAATTTATACGCAGAAATTTTATTAAAATATTTGCTTAAAGATGAACTAACAGAATGGGAATCTTTAAATAAAATGATGAATGATTTAGGAGTATCAGAAAGAGATTATAAACTCAAAGATGGTTCAGGTTTATCCCGTCATAATTTAATTACTCCCTCTGCTTTAGTTACTATTTTAAAAGGAATAAATAATAGTAAATATCAAAATATTTTTGCAAATTCCCTTAGCATCGCTGGAGTTAATGGCACATTGGAAAATCGATTTAAAGACAGTAATATAACCAATAATTTATATGGTAAAACAGGTACATTAACAGGTTCAGCTTCTTTATCTGGATACCTAAAAAATGATAATTATGAGGATTTAGTCTTTTCTATCATTGTTAATAATTCTACCGCTAGTTCTGCTGTTTTAAGAAGCTCGATCGATCAAATTATTCTATTATTAGGACAACTTAAAAAATGCTAA
- the rlmN gene encoding 23S rRNA (adenine(2503)-C(2))-methyltransferase RlmN produces the protein MSSPEVLLGKSLPELTEWITQQGQPAYRGKQLYQWLYEKGATSLADITVFPQKWRQNQENTIIGRSSIYHYSTAPDRTRKYLLKLADGLIIEAVGIPTHKRLTVCVSSQVGCIMGCDFCATGKGGFTRNLKTHEIIDQILTVQNDFGERVSNVVFMGMGEPLLNLPEVIPAIKSINEDIGIGQRSITISTVGLPQKILELAHHQLQITFAVSLHASNQHIREKLIPSANHYPLSQLLAECREYVKITGRRVTFEYILLAGVNDLPQHAKELVQHLRGFQTHVNLIPYNPISEVDYQRPSQERVNDFLNRLKQENIAVSVRYSRGLEADAACGQLRATVDR, from the coding sequence ATGTCAAGCCCAGAAGTATTATTAGGAAAATCCTTACCAGAATTAACGGAGTGGATTACACAACAAGGACAACCAGCTTACCGAGGAAAACAACTTTATCAGTGGTTATACGAAAAGGGTGCAACTTCTTTAGCTGATATTACTGTTTTCCCTCAAAAATGGCGACAAAATCAAGAAAATACTATTATTGGTCGATCGAGCATCTATCATTATAGTACAGCACCCGATCGAACTCGTAAATATTTACTAAAATTAGCCGATGGTTTAATTATCGAAGCCGTTGGTATTCCTACCCATAAAAGATTAACGGTTTGTGTATCTTCTCAAGTGGGTTGCATTATGGGGTGTGATTTTTGTGCCACTGGTAAAGGTGGTTTTACTCGTAATCTTAAAACCCATGAGATTATCGATCAAATTTTGACAGTACAAAATGATTTTGGGGAAAGAGTTTCTAATGTGGTATTTATGGGAATGGGTGAGCCTTTATTGAATTTACCTGAAGTTATTCCTGCCATAAAATCCATTAATGAAGATATTGGTATTGGACAACGATCGATTACAATATCTACCGTAGGATTACCGCAAAAAATCTTAGAATTAGCACATCATCAACTACAAATTACCTTTGCTGTCAGTCTTCATGCTTCCAATCAACACATAAGAGAAAAACTGATTCCTAGCGCCAATCATTATCCCTTATCCCAACTCTTAGCAGAATGTCGGGAATATGTGAAAATAACAGGAAGAAGAGTGACATTTGAATATATTTTATTAGCAGGAGTTAACGATTTACCTCAACACGCTAAAGAGTTAGTACAACATTTGCGAGGATTTCAAACCCATGTTAATCTTATTCCCTATAACCCTATTTCCGAAGTGGATTATCAACGCCCTTCTCAAGAAAGAGTTAATGATTTTTTAAACCGATTAAAACAAGAAAATATTGCGGTTAGTGTTCGTTATTCTCGTGGTTTAGAAGCGGATGCGGCTTGTGGACAACTACGGGCAACCGTCGATCGTTAG
- the rsmG gene encoding 16S rRNA (guanine(527)-N(7))-methyltransferase RsmG, whose product MITENILPTYEQLWKKTTNWTPSAENLKLWQELYNEILEANKYLNLTRITTPEEFWEKNLWDSLAPILEYDLKDKKIIDIGTGGGFPGLPISIVFPDAKLTLMDSVAKKINFIKEVAKKLNLTNIDTLVDRAEVIGQDQNYRKQYDFALIRAVAEISVCLEYSLPLLKIGGITILYRGNLTEEEKIKIDEITHKLGGKVVKITNQNTPIQNHHRHCIYIEKVKLTSKKYPREVGKPTKFPL is encoded by the coding sequence ATGATAACAGAAAACATTTTACCAACCTATGAACAATTGTGGAAAAAAACAACTAATTGGACACCATCAGCAGAAAACTTAAAATTATGGCAGGAATTATATAACGAAATATTAGAAGCTAATAAATACTTAAATTTAACAAGAATTACAACTCCAGAAGAATTTTGGGAAAAAAATTTATGGGATTCTTTAGCACCCATTTTAGAATACGATTTGAAGGATAAAAAAATAATTGATATTGGCACAGGAGGAGGTTTTCCCGGATTACCTATTTCGATCGTATTTCCTGATGCTAAATTAACTTTAATGGACTCTGTAGCAAAAAAAATTAACTTTATTAAAGAAGTAGCTAAAAAACTTAACTTAACTAATATTGACACATTAGTCGATCGAGCAGAAGTTATAGGACAAGATCAAAATTATAGAAAACAATATGATTTTGCTTTAATTAGAGCAGTAGCAGAAATTTCAGTATGTTTAGAATATAGTTTACCTTTATTAAAAATTGGAGGAATAACTATTTTATATCGAGGAAATTTAACAGAAGAAGAAAAAATAAAAATTGATGAAATAACTCATAAACTAGGAGGAAAAGTAGTTAAAATCACGAATCAAAATACTCCGATTCAAAATCATCATCGCCACTGCATTTATATTGAAAAAGTAAAACTTACTTCTAAAAAATATCCTAGAGAAGTAGGAAAACCAACTAAATTTCCCTTATAA
- the pabB gene encoding aminodeoxychorismate synthase, protein MKSLIIDNYDSFTYNIYQLLAEVNDIKPIVIKNNELSWQEIQNFDFDNIIISPGPGNPKNREDFGICREVLLNSNIPVLGICLGHQGLGYFYGAKVKKSIEPFHGRISQIYHEQNSLFFNIPSPFKVVRYHSLIIDYPLSSDLEIIAKTEDNLIMGIKHKFKPFWGVQFHPESICSEYGKELFINFQNLTKNYYKNFSQSQIIKTRSSFLTNSNNVKKHNYQENKTNIKQNKEYKVYSKKLDIFLDSAQVFKEIYSKSSHSFWLDSSMIEEGLSRFSYMGDGEGNNSFLIEYDVNRQEIKVKKKNKIEILNGDIFPFLQNILDKYIYENKDLPFNFNAGLVGYLAYELKALCGHQNKHKSCFPDAQFIFVDRAIIFDHIDQEIYLIFFDKINQETNANNWFKDIEKQLNLLTNKKISYKKINQNNYQLSRDEKKYLENIETCLEKIKEGESYEICLTNHLHLSTIKEPLNYYLQLRKKNPVPYSAFFQWDKMTVVCSSPERFLLLGKDGILESKPIKGTVKRGRNKEEDIQFKNNLQISEKEKAENLMIVDLLRNDLGRVCETGTITVPKLMSIESYSTVHQMVSTVKGKIRKGIKPVDCIKACFPGGSMTGAPKKRTLEIIDELETEARGIYSGSIGFLALNGTMDLNIVIRTAIITPHQTSIGVGGAITILSEKDKEFEEIILKAKALLESL, encoded by the coding sequence ATGAAAAGTTTAATTATAGATAATTATGATTCTTTTACCTATAATATTTATCAGTTATTAGCGGAAGTAAATGATATAAAACCTATTGTTATTAAAAATAATGAGTTATCTTGGCAAGAGATACAAAACTTTGATTTTGATAATATTATCATTTCTCCTGGTCCTGGTAATCCAAAAAATAGAGAAGATTTTGGGATATGTAGAGAGGTTTTATTAAATTCAAATATTCCCGTTTTAGGTATCTGTTTAGGACATCAAGGTTTAGGTTATTTTTATGGTGCAAAAGTTAAGAAATCGATCGAACCTTTTCACGGTAGAATTAGTCAGATTTATCATGAACAAAACAGTCTTTTTTTTAATATTCCTTCTCCTTTTAAAGTTGTACGTTATCACTCTTTAATTATTGATTATCCTCTCTCTTCAGATTTAGAAATTATCGCAAAAACGGAAGATAATTTAATTATGGGAATTAAACATAAATTTAAGCCTTTTTGGGGTGTTCAATTTCATCCTGAATCTATTTGTTCTGAATATGGAAAAGAATTATTTATTAATTTTCAAAACTTGACTAAAAATTATTATAAAAATTTTTCTCAATCACAAATTATTAAAACTAGATCGAGCTTTTTAACTAATTCTAATAATGTAAAAAAACATAATTATCAAGAAAATAAAACAAATATTAAGCAAAATAAAGAGTATAAAGTTTACAGTAAAAAGTTAGATATATTTTTAGATTCTGCTCAAGTTTTTAAGGAAATTTATAGTAAATCTAGTCATAGTTTTTGGTTAGATAGCAGTATGATTGAGGAAGGTTTGTCAAGATTTTCTTATATGGGAGATGGTGAAGGAAACAATAGTTTTTTAATAGAATATGATGTTAATAGACAAGAAATTAAAGTTAAGAAAAAAAACAAAATTGAAATTTTAAACGGCGATATTTTTCCGTTTTTACAGAATATATTAGATAAATATATTTATGAAAATAAAGATTTACCTTTTAATTTTAATGCTGGTTTAGTTGGCTATTTAGCTTATGAATTAAAGGCGTTGTGCGGTCATCAAAATAAACATAAATCTTGTTTTCCTGATGCACAATTTATTTTTGTCGATCGAGCCATTATTTTTGACCATATTGATCAGGAAATTTACCTAATATTTTTTGATAAAATTAATCAAGAAACTAATGCTAATAATTGGTTTAAAGATATAGAAAAGCAACTTAATTTATTGACAAATAAAAAAATTAGTTATAAAAAAATTAATCAAAATAATTATCAATTAAGTAGAGATGAGAAAAAATATTTAGAGAATATTGAAACTTGTTTAGAAAAAATAAAAGAAGGAGAAAGTTATGAAATTTGTTTAACAAATCATCTGCATTTATCTACTATAAAAGAGCCATTAAATTATTATTTACAGTTAAGAAAAAAAAATCCAGTACCTTATAGTGCTTTTTTCCAATGGGATAAAATGACAGTAGTTTGTTCTTCTCCTGAGAGATTTTTGTTATTAGGAAAAGATGGTATTTTAGAATCAAAACCGATTAAAGGTACTGTAAAAAGAGGTAGAAATAAAGAAGAAGATATACAATTTAAAAACAACTTACAAATTAGCGAAAAAGAGAAAGCTGAAAATTTGATGATTGTGGATTTATTGCGTAATGATTTAGGCAGAGTTTGCGAAACGGGTACAATAACAGTTCCAAAATTAATGTCGATCGAAAGTTATAGCACAGTACATCAAATGGTGTCAACAGTGAAGGGAAAAATTAGGAAAGGTATAAAACCAGTAGATTGTATTAAGGCTTGTTTCCCCGGTGGTTCAATGACAGGGGCGCCAAAAAAGAGGACATTAGAGATTATAGACGAGTTAGAAACGGAGGCAAGGGGCATTTATTCAGGGAGTATTGGATTTTTAGCCCTTAATGGTACGATGGACTTAAATATTGTTATCCGAACAGCTATTATAACTCCTCATCAGACTTCCATCGGAGTTGGGGGTGCAATAACTATTTTGTCTGAAAAAGATAAAGAATTTGAGGAAATAATACTCAAAGCCAAAGCCTTGCTAGAATCGTTATAA
- a CDS encoding ABC transporter substrate-binding protein — MINRLNILCFRDSGAFLLQIGKKQDIFKRYSLEVSIKFTKNADQTHDMLLTNTSNYDIILMSYDDYLFCKDQAKMSSQNLQSPLVLIPIHDGFLSLVTSHKNINSFSDLKGTKIAIDTSTGYASFLFKILEENEININDIDIVFAGATDLRYEKLLNKEFDATLLGVPFTYMAQEKGCKIISNLSENRKYAGQVATINALIFSEKFNSIMAFKKAFNDILVYLWDHQNKDNIKTYLTDIFGSLSSQIQENIYERLTDKKNGYCWNGFFDNDALILTQILYDQNKC; from the coding sequence GTGATAAATCGACTAAATATTTTATGTTTTCGAGATAGTGGTGCATTTTTACTTCAAATAGGTAAAAAACAAGATATTTTCAAAAGATATTCCCTAGAAGTTTCGATCAAATTTACTAAAAATGCAGATCAAACCCACGATATGTTACTTACAAATACTTCTAATTATGATATTATATTAATGTCCTATGATGATTATTTATTTTGTAAAGATCAAGCGAAAATGTCTTCGCAAAATTTACAATCTCCTTTAGTTTTAATACCTATTCATGATGGTTTTTTAAGCCTTGTAACTTCTCATAAAAATATCAATTCCTTTTCTGATTTGAAGGGAACAAAAATTGCTATTGATACTTCTACTGGTTATGCAAGTTTTCTGTTTAAAATTCTTGAAGAAAATGAAATAAATATTAATGATATAGATATTGTATTTGCAGGAGCTACAGATTTACGTTATGAAAAGTTATTGAATAAAGAATTTGATGCTACTTTATTAGGAGTTCCCTTTACTTATATGGCACAAGAAAAAGGTTGTAAAATTATTTCTAATTTAAGTGAAAATAGAAAATATGCAGGACAGGTTGCAACTATTAATGCTTTGATATTTTCTGAAAAATTTAATAGTATTATGGCATTTAAAAAAGCATTTAATGATATATTAGTATATCTGTGGGATCATCAAAATAAAGATAATATAAAAACTTATTTAACAGATATATTTGGTTCTTTATCTTCCCAAATACAAGAAAATATTTACGAAAGACTGACAGATAAAAAAAATGGCTATTGTTGGAATGGATTTTTTGATAATGATGCTTTAATTCTTACTCAAATTCTTTATGATCAAAATAAATGTTAA
- a CDS encoding DUF3370 domain-containing protein, with translation MLELLPLFLPINPSIIYSQNPQNSEIVTENQTVRPLSGQLNKISVFNSNSPELVLGEGILLSTFPQDNKTDATAHLNFPFEGRFDIFAHHVSKPPTEDDQRTLYLGIIVHNPSQESISIDILEGASYLSQPDAPFITLPSQVEGSNIYAGPGSRVMGEILQGKRQEIFPPNVIIPAGESRMLLNAPIPIHSLTPPINGRSTYLRLYSSGKVYVASLAMYQDEDNKPPSLSQWQNLLQNASLSTPRDKTPTPPEAQGQRIYGRVAGVSQGNMWKTDLTDSPSTQLLTIPNSGEAFSYGLSTLIGGTLGTNQIQTAPLLVRYPDTAYSAHGNYGLQYSLTLPLFNPSNETKTVNIAISTPVKQDTPGVNFLNHLPTQTFFRGLVQVKYNDDNNIPRLQYFHLVQKRGEKGENLVTLTMPPQTQKLVSVDFLYPPDATPPQILTVSTDGN, from the coding sequence ATGCTGGAATTACTACCTCTTTTTTTACCTATTAATCCTTCTATAATCTATAGTCAAAACCCTCAAAATAGTGAAATCGTCACTGAAAATCAGACAGTGCGCCCTCTATCGGGACAATTAAATAAAATATCAGTATTTAATAGTAATAGTCCAGAATTAGTTTTAGGTGAAGGAATTTTACTCTCTACTTTTCCTCAAGACAACAAAACTGATGCAACAGCCCATTTAAACTTTCCCTTTGAGGGTAGATTCGATATTTTTGCTCATCATGTATCCAAACCACCCACAGAAGATGATCAAAGAACTTTGTACTTAGGTATTATTGTTCATAATCCTAGTCAAGAAAGTATCTCGATCGACATTTTAGAGGGAGCAAGTTACTTAAGTCAACCTGATGCACCTTTTATTACCCTTCCGTCACAAGTAGAAGGAAGTAATATTTATGCAGGGCCGGGTAGTAGAGTTATGGGAGAAATTTTACAAGGCAAACGTCAAGAAATCTTCCCCCCCAATGTCATTATTCCAGCAGGAGAAAGTCGGATGTTATTAAATGCACCCATTCCTATCCATAGTTTAACACCACCTATAAACGGTCGATCGACTTATCTGAGACTATATAGTAGTGGAAAAGTCTATGTGGCAAGTCTGGCAATGTATCAAGACGAAGATAACAAGCCTCCTAGTCTATCTCAATGGCAAAATCTTTTACAAAATGCTTCTTTATCCACCCCTAGAGATAAAACTCCGACACCTCCAGAAGCACAAGGACAAAGAATTTATGGTAGAGTAGCTGGTGTATCTCAAGGTAATATGTGGAAAACAGATTTAACCGATTCCCCTTCAACTCAATTATTGACGATTCCTAACTCTGGAGAGGCTTTTTCCTATGGTTTAAGTACCCTTATCGGTGGTACATTAGGAACAAATCAAATTCAGACTGCTCCTCTTTTAGTAAGATACCCTGACACAGCTTATAGTGCTCACGGTAATTATGGCTTACAGTATAGTTTAACTTTACCTTTGTTTAATCCTAGTAACGAAACCAAAACCGTTAATATTGCCATTTCTACCCCTGTTAAACAAGATACTCCGGGAGTTAATTTTTTAAATCATCTACCTACTCAGACATTTTTTCGAGGTTTAGTACAGGTAAAATATAATGATGATAATAATATACCTCGCTTACAATATTTTCATTTAGTGCAAAAAAGAGGAGAAAAAGGGGAAAATTTAGTTACTTTAACAATGCCACCACAAACTCAAAAATTAGTATCCGTTGATTTTCTTTATCCTCCTGATGCGACTCCTCCCCAAATTTTGACGGTATCAACAGATGGAAATTAA
- the lpxA gene encoding acyl-ACP--UDP-N-acetylglucosamine O-acyltransferase, translated as MIHPTAIIDPNAELDPTVEIGPNVVIGADVKIGANTVVGANVVISGAIEIGCDNQIFPGAALGLSPQDLKYKGAKSFVKIGDRNTIREYVTVNRATGEGEETVIGNDNLLMAYVHVAHNCILGDRIVIANSVALAGHVEVESKAVIGGMLGIHQFVKVGRMAMLGGMSRIDRDVPPYMLVEGNPSHVRSLNLVALKRNNFEIQEISLMKKAYKILYRSGLTINQALKELEYLCDNEHINHLVKFMETSVNDKNRRGLINGTK; from the coding sequence GTGATACATCCTACTGCTATTATTGATCCTAACGCTGAATTAGATCCTACTGTGGAAATTGGGCCTAATGTGGTAATTGGTGCTGATGTAAAAATTGGTGCTAATACAGTTGTCGGTGCAAATGTTGTTATTTCTGGAGCTATTGAAATTGGTTGCGATAATCAAATTTTTCCCGGTGCGGCTTTAGGTTTATCGCCTCAAGATCTAAAATATAAAGGTGCGAAAAGTTTTGTTAAAATTGGCGATCGCAATACCATCCGAGAATATGTTACCGTTAATCGTGCGACGGGAGAAGGAGAAGAAACTGTCATCGGCAATGATAATCTTTTGATGGCTTATGTTCATGTTGCCCATAATTGTATTTTAGGCGATCGTATTGTTATTGCCAATTCTGTTGCCTTAGCAGGTCATGTGGAAGTAGAATCAAAAGCAGTCATCGGTGGTATGTTAGGTATTCACCAATTCGTAAAAGTTGGTAGAATGGCAATGTTAGGCGGTATGAGTAGGATCGATCGAGATGTACCACCTTATATGTTAGTCGAAGGCAACCCCTCCCATGTACGATCGTTAAATCTTGTAGCATTAAAACGTAATAATTTTGAAATCCAAGAAATTTCTTTGATGAAAAAAGCCTACAAAATCCTTTATCGATCAGGCTTAACAATTAATCAAGCATTGAAAGAATTAGAATATTTGTGCGACAACGAACACATAAATCATCTTGTCAAATTTATGGAAACATCTGTTAATGATAAAAATAGACGAGGGTTAATCAACGGTACTAAATAA
- the fabZ gene encoding 3-hydroxyacyl-ACP dehydratase FabZ yields MEQIAEKEQDLTKNTPITFSVTEIQELLPHRYPFALVDRIIDYTEGKKATGIKNVTINEPFFPGHIPGKPLMPGVLQLEAMAQVGGVILTLLPGMKGKFFAYAGVDKARFRRPVIPGDQLIITVELLSFKRNRIAKMQGQGLVDGQLVVEAEMLFSLID; encoded by the coding sequence ATGGAACAAATAGCAGAAAAAGAACAAGATTTAACGAAAAATACTCCGATAACCTTTTCTGTCACGGAAATTCAAGAATTATTACCCCATCGTTATCCTTTTGCTTTAGTCGATCGAATTATAGACTATACAGAAGGAAAAAAAGCTACAGGTATTAAAAATGTCACCATCAATGAACCTTTTTTCCCCGGGCATATTCCGGGAAAACCTTTAATGCCGGGGGTATTGCAATTAGAGGCGATGGCACAAGTGGGAGGAGTGATTTTAACTCTTTTACCCGGTATGAAAGGTAAGTTTTTTGCCTATGCAGGAGTTGATAAAGCGAGGTTTCGTCGCCCTGTTATTCCTGGAGATCAATTAATTATTACAGTAGAGTTACTGTCTTTTAAACGTAATCGTATTGCTAAAATGCAAGGTCAAGGGTTAGTTGATGGACAATTAGTTGTAGAAGCAGAAATGCTATTTTCTCTTATCGATTAA
- a CDS encoding glycoside hydrolase family 13 protein, translating to MNINTPDWVKDAIFYQIFPDRFAKGNPPYPYNNYWQSSNLESWETIPTPQKYKGGNFWGIIEKLDYLQDLGINAIYFTPIFQSTCNHRYHTHDYYQIDPLLGGNHSFKEFLKQAHQRDIKVVLDGVFNHVGRGFFFFNDILENGPNSPWLDWFNIKGWPLSAYDGFFPANYESWIDNRALPQFNHRNPQVREYIMQVAEYWLHQGIDGWRLDVPNEVKEEGFWQEFRTRVKAINPNAYIVGEIWTDARQWLDGSQFDGVMNYLFTGATMAFCGGDRILKEYVEKPPYDPYPAINAQQYQKKIEYLLSLYDWEITLTQLNLLASHDTARLLTIAGNDIKTVELCTLLLFTFPGAPSIYYGDELGLQGGLDPDSRRSFPEFQEGNQHLWNYHKKLIKLRHQYPALRRGKYQVLKAQENIYIFSRELDKEKIIIAINIGNKSQEITLELEENVNKIIWGEGSFLIDKIPEHYILSLRLKPRDSLILLN from the coding sequence ATGAATATTAATACTCCGGATTGGGTTAAAGACGCTATTTTTTATCAAATATTTCCCGATCGATTTGCTAAAGGAAATCCCCCTTACCCTTATAATAACTATTGGCAATCCTCCAACCTCGAATCATGGGAAACTATACCAACTCCACAAAAATATAAAGGTGGCAACTTTTGGGGAATTATCGAAAAACTAGATTATCTTCAAGATTTAGGCATCAACGCCATTTATTTTACTCCTATTTTTCAATCTACCTGTAACCATCGTTATCATACCCATGATTACTACCAAATTGATCCTCTTTTAGGGGGGAATCATAGCTTTAAGGAATTTTTGAAACAAGCCCATCAAAGAGATATTAAAGTAGTCTTAGACGGGGTTTTTAATCATGTGGGGCGAGGATTCTTCTTTTTTAATGATATTCTTGAAAATGGCCCTAATTCTCCTTGGTTAGATTGGTTTAACATTAAAGGATGGCCTTTATCTGCTTATGATGGCTTTTTTCCTGCTAATTATGAGAGTTGGATTGATAACCGTGCTTTACCCCAATTTAATCATCGTAATCCACAGGTGAGAGAATATATCATGCAAGTGGCAGAATATTGGCTTCATCAAGGTATTGACGGATGGCGGTTAGATGTGCCAAATGAAGTGAAAGAGGAAGGTTTTTGGCAGGAATTTCGTACACGGGTTAAAGCCATTAATCCTAATGCTTATATTGTCGGAGAAATTTGGACGGATGCTCGTCAATGGTTAGACGGTAGTCAATTTGACGGAGTAATGAATTATCTTTTTACGGGTGCAACGATGGCTTTTTGTGGTGGCGATCGTATTTTAAAAGAGTATGTAGAAAAACCCCCTTATGATCCTTATCCGGCTATTAATGCTCAACAATATCAGAAAAAAATAGAATATTTATTAAGTCTTTATGATTGGGAAATTACCTTAACTCAACTTAACTTATTAGCAAGTCATGATACTGCAAGATTATTAACGATCGCTGGAAATGACATTAAAACTGTAGAATTATGTACACTACTACTATTTACGTTTCCGGGTGCCCCTAGTATTTATTATGGAGATGAATTAGGCTTACAAGGAGGTTTAGATCCAGATTCACGACGTAGTTTTCCTGAGTTTCAAGAAGGGAATCAACATTTGTGGAATTACCACAAAAAACTAATTAAATTAAGACATCAATATCCCGCTTTAAGAAGAGGTAAATATCAAGTATTAAAAGCACAAGAAAATATTTATATTTTTAGTCGTGAATTAGATAAAGAAAAGATAATAATAGCAATTAATATAGGTAATAAATCACAAGAAATTACTTTAGAGTTAGAAGAAAATGTTAATAAAATTATCTGGGGAGAAGGCTCATTTTTGATCGATAAAATACCAGAACATTATATCCTATCTTTAAGGTTAAAACCTCGTGATAGCTTAATTTTACTAAACTGA
- the psb34 gene encoding photosystem II assembly protein Psb34 has protein sequence MPYTTEDGGRINNFANEPKVYQAEPPTKKEQRNYLILGILGFILVGGVIAIAFFASNA, from the coding sequence ATGCCATATACCACTGAAGACGGTGGGAGAATCAATAATTTCGCCAATGAACCAAAAGTTTATCAAGCTGAACCACCAACCAAAAAAGAACAAAGAAATTATCTTATTTTGGGCATTCTTGGGTTTATTCTAGTAGGGGGAGTAATTGCGATCGCCTTTTTTGCCTCTAATGCCTAG